The Sesamum indicum cultivar Zhongzhi No. 13 linkage group LG6, S_indicum_v1.0, whole genome shotgun sequence genome has a segment encoding these proteins:
- the LOC105165246 gene encoding tubby-like F-box protein 3: MSFKSIIQDMKGEFGSISRKGFEGRFGYGMRSRSHRVVEDCRVTVVDALRQSCWANMPSELLRDVLMRIEESECSWPQRKNVVACAGVCRSWREIMKEIVRNLEVSGKMTFPISLKQPGPRDTLIQCFIKRNRGNQTYHLYLNLSQASNDDGKFLLAARRCRRPTYTDYIISLNADDVSKGSNNYIGKLRSNFLGTKFTIYDAQPPNAGAKVTKSRSTRIVGMRQVSPKVPAGNYPVAHISYELNVLGSRGPRRMQCIMDTIPTSAIEPEGVAPTQTEFLPGNFDSFPSLPFFRSKSTRTDSFRSGPLLTPKDEMLVLKNKAPRWHEQLQCWCLNFNGRVTVASVKNFQLVASLENEAGGQEQENVILQFGKVGKDIFTMDYQYPISAFQAFAICLSSFDTKIACE; the protein is encoded by the exons ATGTCATTCAAGAGTATAATTCAGGATATGAAGGGTGAATTTGGGAGCATATCTAGGAAGGGTTTCGAAGGGAGGTTTGGTTATGGGATGAGGTCGAGGTCTCATCGTGTAGTTGAGGACTGTCGGGTGACTGTTGTGGATGCTCTGAGGCAGAGTTGCTGGGCAAATATGCCATCAGAGCTCTTGAGGGATGTGCTTATGAGGATTGAGGAATCTGAGTGTTCGTGGCCCCAAAGAAAGAATGTGGTTGCTTGTGCTGGTGTTTGTAGAAGCTGGAGAGAAATCATGAAGGAAATAGTAAGAAACTTGGAGGTCTCTGGAAAGATGACATTCCCCATTTCACTGAAGCAG CCTGGTCCAAGAGACACCCTAATTCAGTGCTTCATTAAGCGGAACCGTGGCAATCAAACATATCACCTTTACCTCAATTTGAGCCAAG CTTCGAATGATGATGGGAAATTCCTTCTTGCCGCTCGAAGATGTAGACGGCCAACTTATACTGACTACATAATATCTCTTAATGCTGATGATGTATCAAAGGGCAGCAACAACTACATTGGGAAGTTGAG ATCTAATTTCTTGGGAACCAAGTTCACAATCTATGATGCTCAGCCCCCTAATGCTGGAGCTAAAGTTACTAAGTCTCGTTCGACGAGGATAGTTGGAATGAGACAAGTCTCTCCCAAGGTCCCTGCAGGCAACTATCCTGTGGCGCACATTTCATATGAATTGAACGTCTTGGGTTCAAG GGGACCAAGACGGATGCAGTGCATCATGGATACTATACCCACTTCTGCAATTGAACCGGAAGGCGTGGCTCCCACACAAACTGAATTCCTGCCTGGCAACTTCGATTCATTTCCTTCACTCCCATTTTTCAGGTCAAAATCGACTCGCACAGATAGTTTCCGATCTGGACCTCTGTTGACACCGAAAGATGAAATGCTAGTTTTGAAAAACAAGGCTCCTAGATGGCACGAGCAACTACAATGCTGGTGTCTCAACTTTAACGGACGTGTAACAGTCGCTTCAGTCAAGAACTTTCAGCTAGTTGCCTCTCTTGAAAATGAAGCTGGTGGACAAGAGCAGGAGAATGTCATTCTCCAATTTGGGAAAGTCGGGAAAGACATCTTCACCATGGACTATCAGTATCCGATCTCTGCTTTCCAAGCATTCGCCATTTGTCTTAGCAGCTTTGACaccaaaattgcatgtgaATGA
- the LOC105165245 gene encoding protein TRANSPORT INHIBITOR RESPONSE 1-like: MAYSFPEEVLEHVFSFLSSDRDRNAVSLVCKSWYEIERWCRRRVFIGNCYAVSPDIVIRRFPEVRALEMKGKPHFADFNLVPEGWGAYVHPWIRAMSAAYPLLEEIKLKRMVVTDESLELIARSFKNFKVLVLSSCEGFTTDGLASIAANCRNLRELDLRESEVEDLSGHWLSHFPDNCTSLVSLNMSCLGSEVSFSALERLVARCPNLRTLRLNRAVPIEKLPNLLHRAPQLVELGTGAYSAEIRSDIFSNLAEAFSVCKQLKGLSGFWDVVPAFLPAMYSVCSGITSLNLSYATIQSPDLVKLVSQCRNLQRLWVLDYIEDTGLEALAASCKDLQELRVFPSDPFGAEPNVALTEQGLVSVSEGCPKLQSVLYFCRQMSNAALVTIARNRPEMIRFRLCIIEPQAPDYLTLEPLDAGFGAIVENCKELRRLSMSGLLTDKVFEYIGNHAKKLEMLSIAFAGDSDLGLHHVLSGCESLRKLEIRDCPFGDKALLANAAKLETMRSLWMSSCSVSFGACKLLGQKMPRLNVEVIDERGPPDSRPESCPVEKLYVYRTVAGRRADMPGFVWTMDGDKSLTFS, encoded by the exons ATGGCGTATTCTTTCCCGGAGGAGGTTCTGGAACACGTCTTTTCGTTCTTGAGCTCCGACAGAGACCGGAACGCGGTTTCTCTGGTGTGCAAATCCTGGTACGAGATCGAGCGGTGGTGTCGACGCCGTGTTTTTATCGGAAACTGCTACGCCGTCTCGCCGGACATCGTGATCCGGCGGTTTCCGGAGGTGAGGGCGCTGGAGATGAAGGGGAAGCCGCATTTTGCTGATTTCAACCTCGTGCCGGAGGGTTGGGGAGCATATGTGCACCCGTGGATCAGGGCGATGTCTGCGGCTTATCCGTTGCTCGAGGAGATCAAGCTCAAGCGCATGGTGGTTACGGATGAGAGCCTAGAGCTGATCGCGAGATCGTTTAAGAATTTCAAAGTTTTGGTGCTCTCGTCTTGCGAGGGGTTTACTACGGATGGTCTCGCGTCGATTGCTGCTAATTGCAG GAATCTTAGAGAACTAGACTTGAGGGAGAGTGAAGTGGAGGACCTAAGTGGGCACTGGCTTAGCCATTTTCCTGACAACTGCACCTCACTGGTATCACTTAACATGTCTTGCTTAGGCTCAGAGGTGAGTTTCTCTGCCTTGGAGCGCCTGGTTGCGCGGTGCCCTAATCTGAGGACTCTTCGGCTGAATCGTGCTGTACCCATTGAGAAGCTCCCTAACCTACTCCACCGTGCCCCCCAGTTGGTTGAATTAGGTACTGGTGCCTATTCAGCTGAGATTCGGTCTGATATCTTCTCAAACTTGGCAGAAGCATTTTCAGTCTGTAAGCAACTCAAGGGCTTGTCGGGATTTTGGGATGTTGTTCCAGCTTTCCTTCCTGCCATGTATTCAGTCTGCTCTGGGATCACTTCACTGAACTTAAGTTATGCAACAATTCAAAGTCCTGATCTTGTCAAGCTAGTTAGCCAGTGTCGAAATTTGCAGCGCTTATGG GTTCTGGACTACATTGAGGACACTGGTCTGGAAGCCCTTGCTGCGTCTTGCAAGGATCTGCAAGAACTCCGTGTGTTCCCTTCAGATCCTTTTGGAGCAGAACCTAATGTGGCTTTGACAGAACAAGGCCTTGTTTCTGTCTCTGAAGGCTGCCCCAAACTCCAGTCTGTTCTATACTTCTGCCGTCAGATGTCAAATGCCGCTCTAGTTACTATTGCGAGGAATCGGCCAGAGATGATCCGTTTTCGGCTGTGTATTATTGAGCCTCAAGCTCCTGATTACTTGACACTTGAACCACTTGATGCTGGTTTTGGAGCCATTGTGGAGAACTGCAAGGAACTAAGACGCCTTTCCATGTCTGGCCTCCTCACAGATAAagtttttgaatatattggCAACCATGCTAAGAAATTGGAGATGCTTTCTATAGCTTTCGCGGGGGATAGTGACTTGGGCCTCCATCATGTGTTATCTGGGTGTGAAAGCCTGCGGAAACTGGAGATCAGGGACTGTCCATTTGGGGACAAGGCTCTCTTGGCCAATGCTGCAAAGCTGGAGACAATGCGATCCCTTTGGATGTCATCGTGCTCAGTAAGTTTTGGAGCATGTAAGCTGCTTGGTCAGAAGATGCCCAGGCTCAATGTTGAAGTTATTGACGAGAGAGGACCCCCTGATTCAAGGCCTGAAAGCTGCCCTGTTGAGAAACTCTATGTTTACCGAACAGTTGCGGGAAGAAGGGCTGACATGCCTGGTTTTGTTTGGACGATGGATGGAGATAAATCGTTGACGTTTTCTTAA
- the LOC105165244 gene encoding membrane-anchored ubiquitin-fold protein 3 codes for MAEGDEHLELKFRIFDGTDIGHGTYSSSITVATLKQRLLAEWPQDKSVVPKSVSDMKLIHAGKVLENGKTLAESRVHIGDLPGGVITMHVVVQPAVAKKKTDKNHSEKQKQNLCSCAIL; via the exons ATGGCTGAGGGAGATGAGCACCTTGAACTTAAGTTCAGAATTTTTGATGGGACAGATATAGGTCATGGAACCTACTCATCGTCCATTACTGTAGCTACTCTTAAGCAAAGGCTTCTTGCGGAGTGGCCTCAAG ATAAATCAGTTGTACCAAAGTCGGTGAGTGATATGAAACTAATCCATGCTGGAAAAGTTTTGGAGAACGGAAAGACACTTGCAGAGTCTAGAGTACACATTGGTGATCTTCCTGGTGGAGTTATTACTATGCATGTTGTTGTACAGCCTGCTGTTGCTAAAAAGAAGACAG ATAAGAACCATTCTgagaaacaaaaacagaaCTTGTGTTCCTGCGCTATCCTGTAG